Proteins co-encoded in one Arachis hypogaea cultivar Tifrunner chromosome 11, arahy.Tifrunner.gnm2.J5K5, whole genome shotgun sequence genomic window:
- the LOC112721613 gene encoding uncharacterized protein, whose translation MAMLNVSNSTTHGFDRVVDINPSKLEWSVVVGVVRMYEVLSQWNPDEVFSIEMILQDEWGDRIHYTIPRNNIVIFRSVICDHEIYSLKNFIVQGYKNSVRTTPHKYKLSFYMKTPVSRLTPDTFLFNPYRFTKYEEIESMALVVAQNHLINCIGHVVAKENVRDLVTKTGQHTKRIVVYLKDLEPDCEPLVMVAQLFKPYVYLNDVNIQSSFDPSRVYCNADFPAVISFKKSLLEQGDLASQRINLIESHGQTSLYDESQGITPIKSMEEVLNLDHETSCWVVGTIVFVDVDLKDWYHLVVILTDGTGCIKVTLWNSEAKAIHN comes from the exons ATGGCAATGCTTAATGTTTCAAATAGTACAACCCATGGATTTGATCGTGTGGTAGACATTAACCCGTCTAAACTAGAATGGTCTGTGGTGGTGGGCGTTGTTCGAATGTACGAGGTTTTGAGTCAGTGGAATCCAGATGAAGTTTTTAGCATTGAGATGATCCTTCAGGATGAATGG GGTGATCGGATCCATTATACTATACCGAGGAACAACATTGTGATATTTAGGAGTGTTATCTGCGATCATGAAATCTATTCCCTGAAGAATTTTATTGTGCAAGGCTATAAAAATTCAGTGAGGACTACACCTCACAAATATAAACTAAGCTTTTATATGAAAACGCCTGTGTCTAGACTCACTCCTGACACATTTCTTTTCAACCCGTATCGATTCACAAAGTATGAAGAAATTGAGTCAATGGCTTTGGTCGTCGCTCAAAACCACCTGATCA ATTGCATTGGTCATGTGGTAGCTAAAGAAAATGTAAGAGATTTGGTAACCAAAACTGGGCAACACACTAAACGCATAGTGGTTTATTTGAAGGATTTAGA GCCAGATTGTGAGCCATTAGTTATGGTTGCCCAGCTTTTTAAACCATATGTGTATTTGAATGATGTTAACATCCAAAGTAGCTTTGATCCTTCTCGAGTATATTGTAACGCTGACTTCCCTGCTGTTATTAGTTTCAAAAAGAG TTTACTTGAGCAAGGTGATCTAGCTTCTCAGAGAATCAATCTTATTGAGAGTCATGGCCAAACTTCCTTGTATGATGAATCCCAGGGAATAACTCCAATCAAGTCAATGGAAGAAGTTCTAAACTTGGACCAT GAGACATCCTGTTGGGTTGTTGGTACCATAGTTTTTGTCGATGTGGATTTGAAGGATTG GTATCACCTTGTTGTCATCCTTACTGATGGTACCGGTTGTATTAAGGTGACCTTATGGAATTCAGAAGCCAAAGCTattcacaactag